A genomic window from Treponema maltophilum ATCC 51939 includes:
- a CDS encoding EscU/YscU/HrcU family type III secretion system export apparatus switch protein, whose protein sequence is MNKQNADKKTAVALRYPEGFPAPFIACKGTGRLAEVMTDLASELSIPIVSEPETAHILSMQEVGSCIPPETYRVLAAVFCFLKENETYGNN, encoded by the coding sequence ATGAACAAACAAAACGCCGATAAAAAAACGGCCGTCGCTTTGCGTTATCCTGAAGGTTTTCCCGCCCCCTTTATTGCGTGCAAGGGAACGGGAAGACTTGCCGAAGTTATGACGGATTTGGCTTCCGAATTGAGTATTCCGATCGTTTCGGAACCGGAAACGGCGCACATACTTTCAATGCAGGAAGTCGGCAGTTGTATACCGCCGGAAACATACCGAGTCCTCGCTGCGGTGTTTTGTTTTTTAAAAGAGAATGAAACCTATGGAAACAATTAG
- a CDS encoding AAA family ATPase, whose product MKPLKLTIKNIASFTGEHAIDFSLLGNMFLICGKTGSGKTTVLDSLTYALYGSLPGSRRQNEIRSLRSDFCGPQEECYVELDFMLNGKTYRVRRTLPVDRITRNGTVAANAEEVELYRLDGTEAELMSRQKSEADSLIQSLISLSADEFSRIILLPQGDFAEFLRQKSSERKIVLSKLFPIERFTRTAERLKEKRNSLSSMLEEVMGNLQRLEQAFPGSQAGERIREYENEAEKASKKCEELRALLFDIQTESRGLEEKIGLHGDYEAAVKELEKLLSQADEQKADEENLSQLREAVRIEPFLDAAEQAQAKRNRIQKDSADVQSQLENLARIKTDSESRRDEYERFRERIPELSSLIQNAQLALGAAEELRTAEQRLCGIENGIQNESAAIQSINEKLEPLQKIAQNEDSLREAGEAAERELFATEYLHLKALEKDAHKTESDLQKTAENARIILNGFSEERENIRKTSGAYFLAQNLEEGKPCPVCGSLHHPHPAESEKQTLGLEEKIRTQQNLCEQAERSLRKAQDDKKELQGRIAQSRENLARFTEDFIAECEKEAENIDTASVAERQKTARREREKQAAAYTEFEKACALIREYEAALKIPQEKLRELEKDKAAAQAAFEHGQRQLADLLSRIPADIPQSGQAAAEAEQRAQTVQNILTSLRGERERLENAVRAYDEQRTRTEKAIAELTGKEAVLKSELNSSEKENDSCRTTLYEAVENSVFVSAARDITERIERIRAVLQNKAYINELERKIENYKTEKQRLEILCGEKKALLSGSLEEMQAARERLSLQKNETEKDLGESENALADIRTKLSDAKAKAGEYEHLEKRRKELFAELADYEKIYNAVSGKNPKKIQLESWILQMYLEEVCLYAAKRLERISDGRYTMYVKDADGGRGYRGLDLEIYDSYTGKRRACSTLSGGETFMASISLALAVSDTVQAKNGGVQLDSLFIDEGFGSLDDTALEKALSVLDEIRGSRCIGLVSHVASLKTRIGARLEIEKGLTGSRIKTVQG is encoded by the coding sequence ATGAAACCGCTTAAACTCACGATAAAAAACATCGCGTCTTTTACCGGCGAACATGCGATCGATTTTTCGCTTTTGGGGAACATGTTCCTCATTTGCGGAAAAACCGGTTCGGGTAAAACGACCGTCCTCGATTCCCTCACCTACGCTTTATACGGCAGCCTTCCCGGTTCGCGCAGGCAAAACGAAATAAGGAGCCTGCGTTCCGATTTTTGCGGCCCGCAGGAAGAATGTTACGTCGAACTCGATTTTATGCTGAACGGCAAAACCTACCGCGTCCGCCGGACGCTGCCCGTAGACAGGATCACGCGTAACGGAACGGTCGCCGCGAATGCCGAGGAAGTCGAACTGTACCGGCTCGACGGAACCGAAGCCGAGCTTATGAGCCGTCAAAAAAGCGAAGCCGATTCTCTCATACAATCGCTGATTTCGCTGTCGGCCGACGAGTTTTCCCGTATCATTTTGCTGCCGCAGGGCGACTTTGCCGAATTCTTGCGGCAAAAATCGAGCGAGCGGAAAATCGTTCTTTCAAAACTTTTTCCGATTGAACGCTTTACGCGTACCGCGGAGCGTCTGAAAGAAAAACGGAACAGCCTTTCGAGCATGCTTGAAGAAGTGATGGGCAATTTGCAGCGGCTCGAACAAGCTTTTCCCGGTTCTCAGGCGGGCGAGCGCATTCGGGAATATGAAAACGAAGCGGAAAAAGCCTCGAAAAAATGCGAAGAGCTGCGCGCTTTGCTTTTTGACATACAAACCGAAAGCCGCGGCCTTGAAGAAAAAATCGGCCTGCACGGCGACTACGAAGCGGCCGTAAAAGAATTGGAAAAACTGCTGTCGCAAGCGGACGAACAAAAAGCCGACGAAGAAAATCTGTCGCAGCTGCGCGAGGCGGTGCGCATCGAACCTTTTTTGGACGCGGCCGAGCAGGCGCAGGCAAAACGGAACCGCATACAAAAAGATTCGGCGGATGTACAATCGCAGCTCGAAAATCTCGCGCGCATAAAAACCGATTCGGAAAGCAGGCGGGACGAATACGAGCGGTTCCGGGAACGGATTCCGGAACTTTCATCGCTTATCCAAAATGCACAACTGGCGCTCGGTGCGGCCGAAGAATTGCGCACGGCCGAACAACGGCTTTGCGGTATTGAAAACGGCATTCAAAACGAAAGCGCCGCAATACAAAGCATAAACGAAAAGCTCGAACCGCTGCAAAAGATTGCGCAAAACGAAGACAGTTTGCGCGAAGCGGGGGAGGCAGCCGAACGCGAATTGTTTGCAACCGAATATCTGCATTTAAAAGCGCTGGAAAAAGACGCGCACAAAACCGAATCCGATTTGCAAAAAACGGCCGAAAACGCACGCATTATTTTAAACGGTTTTTCGGAAGAACGGGAAAATATACGCAAAACATCGGGCGCATATTTTTTGGCGCAAAATCTTGAAGAAGGAAAACCCTGTCCCGTGTGCGGCTCGCTGCACCATCCCCACCCCGCCGAAAGCGAAAAGCAAACGCTCGGCTTGGAAGAAAAAATACGTACGCAGCAAAACTTATGCGAACAGGCGGAGCGCAGCCTCAGAAAAGCGCAGGACGACAAAAAAGAACTTCAGGGACGCATCGCCCAAAGCCGCGAAAACCTTGCGCGCTTTACCGAGGACTTTATCGCCGAGTGTGAAAAAGAAGCCGAAAACATCGATACCGCGAGTGTGGCCGAACGGCAAAAAACCGCGCGCCGGGAACGCGAAAAACAGGCGGCAGCCTATACGGAATTTGAAAAAGCCTGCGCGCTTATCCGCGAATACGAAGCGGCGCTGAAAATACCGCAGGAAAAACTGCGCGAACTTGAAAAAGACAAGGCGGCGGCGCAGGCGGCTTTCGAACACGGCCAGAGGCAACTTGCCGATCTTTTATCGCGCATACCAGCGGACATTCCGCAAAGCGGGCAGGCTGCCGCCGAGGCGGAGCAAAGGGCGCAAACCGTACAAAACATATTGACGTCTCTTCGCGGCGAACGGGAGCGCTTGGAAAATGCCGTACGCGCCTACGACGAACAAAGGACGCGGACGGAAAAAGCCATAGCCGAATTAACCGGAAAAGAAGCCGTGCTCAAGTCGGAACTGAACTCGAGCGAAAAAGAAAACGATTCGTGCCGCACGACCCTGTACGAAGCGGTTGAAAATTCCGTTTTTGTTTCGGCCGCACGGGACATAACGGAACGGATCGAGCGCATACGTGCGGTTTTACAAAACAAAGCGTATATAAACGAACTTGAACGTAAAATCGAAAACTATAAAACCGAAAAGCAGCGCCTCGAAATTCTGTGCGGCGAAAAAAAAGCTTTGCTTTCCGGCAGCCTCGAAGAAATGCAGGCGGCACGGGAGCGGCTTTCGCTACAAAAAAACGAAACGGAAAAAGACCTCGGCGAAAGCGAAAACGCCCTTGCCGACATTCGAACAAAACTTTCGGACGCAAAGGCAAAGGCTGGCGAATATGAACACTTGGAAAAGCGCCGCAAAGAACTTTTTGCCGAGCTTGCCGATTACGAAAAAATCTACAATGCCGTCTCGGGTAAAAATCCGAAAAAAATTCAGCTTGAATCGTGGATACTGCAAATGTATCTCGAAGAAGTTTGCCTGTATGCGGCCAAACGGCTGGAGCGCATTTCCGACGGCCGGTACACGATGTACGTAAAAGATGCCGACGGCGGCCGCGGATACCGCGGGCTGGATTTGGAAATCTACGACAGCTATACGGGAAAAAGGAGAGCCTGCTCCACCCTTTCCGGCGGCGAAACGTTTATGGCGTCCATAAGTTTGGCGCTCGCGGTAAGCGATACCGTTCAAGCGAAAAACGGCGGCGTGCAGCTCGATTCGCTTTTTATCGACGAAGGATTCGGCTCGCTTGACGATACGGCTTTGGAAAAAGCCTTGAGCGTTCTCGACGAAATTCGCGGCAGCCGCTGCATCGGTCTTGTGTCGCACGTTGCAAGTTTAAAAACGCGTATAGGCGCGCGGCTCGAAATAGAAAAAGGCTTAACCGGCAGCCGCATAAAAACCGTACAGGGTTAA
- the ispH gene encoding 4-hydroxy-3-methylbut-2-enyl diphosphate reductase, whose amino-acid sequence MSKVIRASVLGCCMGVRRAIRAAENALTDYADCEVYSLGPLIHNKTALKPLYERGLLLLDSASLETICGEPSDAGHKKRVAIIRAHGVPPAIRKKLQNAAIRIEDATCPRVLVNQKRVSDYAAQKYTIIIAGDKSHGEVAALVGEAELQGAECVIVQNEADAKLLAQSEGFADSKAILISQTTAGLEEYEAIRRILCAANPSIKVFDTICPATKERQDALKELCDKVDGVIVVGGKNSANTKRLFQTAQELCPHAAHIETPDEIPAEFFRMKVVGITAGASTPDDVISGVENRLTKNCVMKKGGE is encoded by the coding sequence ATGAGTAAGGTGATACGCGCTTCGGTGCTCGGCTGCTGCATGGGCGTGCGCCGCGCGATACGGGCTGCGGAAAACGCTTTGACCGATTATGCCGATTGCGAAGTGTACAGCCTCGGACCGCTTATACATAATAAAACGGCGCTGAAGCCCTTATACGAGCGCGGACTTTTATTGCTCGATTCGGCATCGTTGGAAACGATTTGCGGCGAACCGTCCGATGCCGGACATAAAAAGCGCGTCGCGATTATACGGGCGCACGGGGTGCCGCCGGCTATACGGAAAAAACTGCAAAATGCCGCCATCCGTATAGAAGACGCGACCTGTCCGCGCGTATTGGTAAATCAAAAACGGGTTTCCGATTACGCCGCGCAAAAATACACAATAATCATAGCCGGCGATAAAAGCCACGGCGAAGTCGCCGCGCTTGTCGGAGAAGCCGAGCTGCAGGGCGCCGAATGCGTTATCGTTCAAAACGAAGCCGACGCGAAACTTCTTGCGCAAAGCGAAGGTTTTGCCGATTCCAAAGCGATCCTCATAAGCCAAACGACGGCCGGCCTTGAAGAATACGAAGCGATCCGGCGCATATTGTGCGCGGCGAACCCTTCGATAAAAGTGTTCGATACGATATGTCCGGCGACAAAAGAACGGCAGGACGCGCTCAAAGAATTGTGCGATAAAGTTGACGGCGTTATCGTCGTCGGCGGGAAAAATTCGGCAAATACCAAGCGCTTGTTCCAAACCGCACAAGAACTGTGTCCTCATGCCGCGCACATAGAAACCCCCGACGAAATTCCGGCCGAATTTTTCCGCATGAAAGTTGTGGGCATAACCGCCGGTGCTTCGACACCCGACGACGTAATCAGCGGAGTGGAAAACCGTTTAACAAAAAACTGCGTGATGAAAAAGGGCGGCGAATGA
- a CDS encoding HD-GYP domain-containing protein produces METIRSEDVKEGMRFSAPVFFDDGKNMFLAEKKPVTPFHVSVLSRWSIPFVVTYGKLLGPDPVVEAEAEELEELEELEQDTFSFLNIVRKKLTDVSLWKFYSKAVKNMQKFFADYKENKPADKTLIDDSIKLLYKLVTDDKNFALTCVFCKFEKTPFYPLAAVDTAVLCAVLARETDLPQRALIHCISAAFLHSLEMSDYAALLVKAPASVQKIAVLNINKNELLRECLQKTVNFAAGTLMYPREVISAFSQRYERWDGTGSPEGRKAQEIDQGARVLAVCCDFYSMITPEPAGQGILAYDAVKKLLDEKDKKFDSGVLKAFVRAVGLYPPGTFVLLNDSSIAQVVSNNPDAPFVPSVQIIKSSSAGDDKTGKLIDLNGEKSILIVRAINPEEDKNSVNR; encoded by the coding sequence ATGGAAACAATTAGAAGCGAAGATGTGAAAGAAGGGATGCGTTTTTCCGCGCCGGTCTTTTTTGACGACGGCAAAAATATGTTTTTGGCCGAAAAAAAGCCCGTAACGCCCTTTCACGTAAGCGTCCTTTCGCGCTGGTCGATTCCGTTTGTCGTAACATACGGTAAACTGCTCGGTCCGGATCCGGTTGTCGAAGCCGAAGCCGAAGAATTGGAAGAGCTGGAAGAACTTGAGCAGGATACTTTTTCGTTTTTAAATATCGTGCGTAAAAAGCTTACCGATGTTTCCTTGTGGAAATTCTATTCCAAAGCCGTAAAAAACATGCAAAAGTTTTTTGCCGATTATAAAGAAAACAAACCGGCCGACAAAACATTAATAGACGACAGTATCAAACTGCTGTATAAATTGGTAACCGACGACAAAAACTTTGCGCTTACCTGCGTGTTTTGCAAGTTCGAAAAAACTCCTTTTTATCCGCTTGCGGCAGTCGATACGGCGGTTCTTTGTGCCGTACTTGCACGGGAAACGGATCTTCCGCAGCGTGCGCTTATTCACTGTATATCGGCCGCTTTTTTGCACAGTTTGGAAATGTCCGATTACGCCGCCTTGCTCGTAAAAGCGCCGGCTTCCGTGCAAAAAATTGCCGTGCTCAATATAAACAAAAACGAACTTTTGCGCGAATGCCTGCAAAAAACGGTAAACTTTGCCGCAGGCACGCTTATGTATCCGCGCGAAGTTATTTCCGCGTTTTCGCAGCGGTACGAACGATGGGACGGAACCGGTTCGCCCGAAGGGCGCAAAGCTCAGGAAATCGATCAGGGAGCCAGAGTGCTTGCCGTTTGCTGCGATTTTTATTCGATGATTACCCCGGAACCTGCGGGGCAGGGCATACTTGCTTACGATGCGGTCAAAAAACTGCTCGACGAAAAAGATAAAAAATTCGATTCGGGCGTTTTAAAAGCCTTTGTGCGCGCGGTCGGATTGTATCCGCCGGGGACATTCGTACTGCTGAACGATTCTTCGATAGCGCAGGTTGTGTCGAACAATCCCGATGCGCCCTTTGTTCCGTCGGTGCAGATCATCAAATCATCTTCGGCCGGTGACGATAAAACGGGTAAACTTATAGATTTGAACGGCGAAAAATCGATACTTATTGTGCGCGCGATAAATCCCGAAGAAGATAAAAACAGTGTCAACCGATAA
- a CDS encoding exonuclease SbcCD subunit D — translation MLTILHTGDFHLGKIFYEYSLIEDQAFMLTSLKTELEKCRYDALIISGDIYDRAVPPSEAVQLFSDFLNEIHALFPELPVCIISGNHDSAARLGFGAELLRNENIHIRTEEANCTQPVILKNASGKAEAALYLLPFLRAGSLTSEDGTVLRSQQDLAKEAVRKIKAAHEELQKSDEAYKNLAPLLACHVFTTGVRDAGTERVFAGTAELIDSSIFDFFAYTAAGHIHKMQKIGERLYYSGSPLAYSFDEAGKEKCFLKVEFDGGDAAHSGQPALDARGALTVTALPVKSLRRVVKISGSFEQLCRSGEYAQYANDYVECTYTDPVIAENAVVRLREKFPFLLSVKQQAFDAAQNERSANAEKKKRLLENESGLPLKEILYAFLADTGLISEDKDADWQSAVDLFIKIDGEAKCDETA, via the coding sequence ATGCTTACGATTTTGCATACGGGCGATTTTCACTTAGGCAAAATTTTTTACGAATATTCTCTTATAGAAGATCAGGCATTTATGCTCACCTCGCTTAAAACCGAATTGGAAAAGTGCCGCTACGATGCCCTCATTATAAGCGGCGATATTTACGACCGCGCCGTGCCGCCGAGCGAAGCGGTGCAGCTTTTCAGCGATTTTTTAAACGAAATTCATGCTCTTTTTCCGGAACTTCCCGTATGCATTATTTCGGGCAATCACGATTCCGCCGCGCGGCTCGGATTCGGCGCGGAACTTTTACGCAACGAAAATATTCACATTCGTACTGAAGAAGCGAATTGCACACAGCCGGTTATTTTAAAAAATGCTTCGGGTAAAGCCGAGGCGGCGCTCTATTTGCTGCCTTTTTTGCGTGCAGGTTCTTTAACATCCGAAGACGGCACCGTTTTGCGTTCCCAGCAGGATTTGGCAAAAGAAGCCGTGCGCAAAATCAAAGCCGCCCACGAAGAACTGCAAAAAAGCGATGAAGCCTACAAAAATCTTGCGCCCCTGCTTGCCTGCCACGTGTTTACAACGGGCGTACGAGATGCGGGAACTGAACGCGTTTTTGCCGGAACTGCCGAACTTATAGACTCTTCGATCTTCGATTTTTTTGCATACACGGCCGCAGGCCACATCCACAAAATGCAAAAAATCGGCGAACGCTTGTATTATTCCGGTTCTCCGCTCGCTTATTCGTTCGACGAAGCCGGCAAAGAAAAGTGTTTTTTAAAAGTTGAATTCGACGGCGGGGATGCCGCGCACAGCGGACAGCCGGCGCTTGATGCACGGGGCGCGCTTACCGTAACGGCGCTGCCGGTTAAAAGTTTGCGTCGAGTCGTAAAAATTTCGGGAAGCTTTGAACAGCTGTGCCGGAGCGGCGAATACGCGCAATACGCAAACGACTATGTTGAATGTACGTACACCGATCCTGTCATTGCGGAAAACGCCGTTGTACGCTTGCGTGAAAAATTTCCGTTTTTGCTTTCGGTAAAACAGCAAGCGTTTGATGCCGCTCAAAACGAACGGAGCGCAAACGCCGAAAAAAAGAAACGCCTGCTCGAAAACGAAAGCGGCCTTCCGCTTAAAGAAATCCTGTATGCGTTTTTGGCGGACACGGGACTTATCTCGGAAGACAAGGACGCCGACTGGCAAAGCGCGGTCGACTTGTTTATAAAAATCGACGGCGAGGCGAAGTGCGATGAAACCGCTTAA
- a CDS encoding YraN family protein — protein sequence MSTDNIQKGKEGEKKAENYLKEQGYVIVCRNWRARRGEIDLIAEKDETLVFAEVKTLPASTLETVEHVLGGIKQKKIIETAKRFLLENRQYSNSYIRFDVLIVDVPFYPPVYHIKNAFSEFV from the coding sequence GTGTCAACCGATAATATTCAAAAAGGAAAAGAAGGAGAAAAAAAGGCGGAGAATTACTTAAAAGAACAGGGATACGTTATTGTATGCCGCAATTGGCGCGCACGCCGGGGCGAAATCGATCTTATCGCCGAAAAAGACGAAACTTTGGTTTTTGCCGAAGTAAAAACCTTGCCCGCTTCGACACTCGAAACGGTGGAACACGTGCTCGGCGGTATAAAGCAAAAAAAAATTATCGAAACGGCTAAACGTTTTTTGCTGGAGAATCGACAATATAGTAACAGCTATATCAGATTTGATGTGCTCATTGTTGATGTGCCTTTCTATCCTCCGGTATATCATATAAAAAATGCCTTTTCGGAGTTTGTATGA